A genomic segment from Antedon mediterranea chromosome 6, ecAntMedi1.1, whole genome shotgun sequence encodes:
- the LOC140051307 gene encoding alpha-N-acetyl-neuraminyl-2,3-beta-galactosyl-1,3-N-acetyl-galactosaminide alpha-2,6-sialyltransferase-like, whose amino-acid sequence MRRFYILLTVGALCTCFTFYYINRYGKQLGSPVPVKANLRQENKQKIQKLEGIDKYVTIDQEEMFALRCNKCAIISNSGRLLKTGAGREIDETECVIRMNTSPTKGFEQDVGSKTTIRVIGHANLKKLQSMPAILEEFFRVPKTKTKHLIVAWLYMTHVNKTSNPHYKATRILSKMYPSISFYVPTLESMQKAELIFKKETGITRKNAKTWFTTGWLTMLLAIATCKNIAVYGMLEHHHCQNHMNDPTLYHYYNPKDGKECQYYKRSEESLAWGHLFITEKAIFENWAKQAPITFHHPFWNISGTSSSLLDTPFITKYRYRYKHFQRFSKLGTIPNLHTHAHITSQSGAFQMKVILIVFCLPFLFLMACICCF is encoded by the exons ATGAGACGATTCTATATCCTATTGACAGTAGGAGCACTATGTACGTGTTTCACGTTTTACTACATTAACAGATACGGAAAGCAATTAGGTTCACCAGTACCAGTTAAAGCAAATCTACGgcaagaaaacaaacaaaaaattcaaaaattggAAGGCATTGATAAATATGTAACAATTGATCAGGAAGAG ATGTTTGCATTAAGATGTAACAAATGTGCTATCATTTCTAATTCTGGACGACTTTTGAAAACAGGAGCAGGACGTGAAATTGATGAAACCGAATGTGTGATACGAATGAACACGTCACCAACCAAAGGTTTTGAACAAGATGTCGGTTCAAAGACTACCATCCGGGTTATTGGACACGCCAACCTGAAGAAACTACAATCCATGCCCGCCATTTTAGAGGAATTTTTTAGAGTTCCAAAAACAAAAACGAAACACTTAATCGTGGCATGGTTATACATGACACATGTGAATAAAACTTCAAATCCTCATTATAAAGCAACACGAATATTATCAAAGATGTATCCTAGTATATCTTTTTATGTTCCTACATTGGAGTCAATGCAAAAGGCTGagcttatatttaaaaaagaaacaggTATAACAAG GAAGAATGCAAAGACGTGGTTTACGACAGGATGGTTAACGATGCTACTGGCTATTGCAACATGCAAGAACATCGCTGTCTATGGAATGTTAGAACACCATCATTGTCA AAATCATATGAACGATCCAActttatatcattattacaaTCCAAAAGACGGAAAAGAATGTCAATACTACAAACGAAGCGAGGAAAGTTTAGCATGGGGCCATTTATTCATCACTGAAAAGGCAATCTTCGAAAACTGGGCCAAGCAAGCACCTATTACTTTCCATCATCCATTTTGGAACATCAGCGGaacatcttcgagtttattagACACTCCTTTTATAACTAAGTATCGTTATCGTTATAAACATTTTCAGAGATTTTCCAAACTAGGCACAATACCAAATTTGCATACGCATGCGCACATAACTTCACAATCAGGAGCTTTTCAAATGAAAGTAATACTTATCGTCTTCTGTTTACCATTCTTATTCCTTATGGCTTGCATATGCTGCTTTTAA